The Candidatus Amarolinea dominans genomic interval CAACTGCGCGCGCCGAACGGTGTGTCAATGGCCCTGGGTTACCTTTCGTACATGGCGGTCAGCATGGGAGATTTCGCGACCGCGGCGCGCACGGTGCAGGAGAAGGCGGAGATCGAAGGTTCCCGCGGATTGCCCATTGGCAGAGCCTATGGCTTACATGTCGGGGCTGATCTGCACTTCGCGCAGGGCAACCTGGCCCAGGCCCGCGCCCAATGGCAGGAAGCCCTGGCCCTGGCGCGCGGGAGTCCGAACCAGGGCTTTGTGGCGGCAACCCTCTATCACTTGGGCCAGGTGGCGCTGTACACAGATCGTCTCGACGAAGCGGCCGAACGGCTGGCAGAAAGCCGGCGTCTGAGCCGCGGGACGGACCGTTGGTGGTTGGAGGCGGAGGCGCTGTTCGCCCAGGGCCAGGTGGCGGCCCGGCGCCATGAGTACATTGACGCGCTGGCCCTGATGCAGGAGAGTTTGACGCTGTATCAGGAGGTGCGCCCCAAGATTCCCGTTCGGTTGGAAGGGCTGGCCCAGGTGTGGCAGGATTTACACCGGCCAGAACGGGCCGTCACCCTGCTGGGCGCGGCCAGCCAGTTGCGCGGCGCCATGGGGTTGCCCCTTTTGCCGGTGGACAAGCCGGGTTACGAGCAGGTTCTCGCCAGCGTGCGCGCCAGCCTGACCGACGCCGCCTTTGCCGCGGCCTGGGCCGCGGGTGAGGCGCTGTCCGCCGAGGAGAGCGTGGCCGGTGCGCTGGCAGAATCACAGGGGTTGGTGGTCGTTGCGGGGACAGAATTGTACTGACATCAGTTCCTGGCTGCAAACGTCAGCAATTCCAAACGCAACCGCATTCTTCACCGCGGAGATCGCAGAGGAGTCGTATCGTTGGATCGCGCCACAACGGTCGGGCAGGTTGATTGCACAAGATCACCATGAGCAGATTCTTATAATCTGCTCATGGTGACTCTACCCCATCTCTGTCTGACGTGCAAGCGTTACGATTGATCTGAGCATCTGTCAGGCGGTCGGTTGCCTGATTTGCAAAGTATTCTTGCCAATAGGCATGGCTGGAACTGATAGCCGGCAAAGACAGAAATCAGAAAACGCAATTCAACGCAGTCATCCAGGAATTTCTGA includes:
- a CDS encoding tetratricopeptide repeat protein — its product is MALFRETGDQWALTHPLCDLALRTWDAGRLHEAVALIQEYLAIFRQLRAPNGVSMALGYLSYMAVSMGDFATAARTVQEKAEIEGSRGLPIGRAYGLHVGADLHFAQGNLAQARAQWQEALALARGSPNQGFVAATLYHLGQVALYTDRLDEAAERLAESRRLSRGTDRWWLEAEALFAQGQVAARRHEYIDALALMQESLTLYQEVRPKIPVRLEGLAQVWQDLHRPERAVTLLGAASQLRGAMGLPLLPVDKPGYEQVLASVRASLTDAAFAAAWAAGEALSAEESVAGALAESQGLVVVAGTELY